Genomic window (Chryseobacterium bernardetii):
TCACTGTGTGGTTTTCTGTTGTCTGTACTTTCATTAAGAAAAGTGTTTGGAATTGAAAGCCCTGTAATGAATAAAGTATGTTCCGGAACTTATACAGACTGTTCATTTTCGGAAGAAGAAAAGAACAGAAGTTTTATTTCCGGTTTTGGGGATTACAGCCTTGTTTATTTCTTTACCAATATCATCAGTGTTTTATATCTGGATACGATTACTTTTATTACTATGCAGAAAATCTTACTAATTATTATTGTTCCTATCGTAGGATATTCTCTTTTTTATCAGTTTTTCAGAATAAAGAAAGTTTGTCCCGTGTGTATTGGAATAATTACTCTTCTTCTTTTGCAAACCTATATTTTATTCCTCTGATATGAATTTAGTTCCCTTGGTTAATCTGTTTATATATGGTCTTTTCTATTTGCTTATTTTTATTTTATGGTTATGGATTAGAAATTATTTAAAAGAAAATGAAAAAGTTAAAAACCAGCTTGTCATAAAAACCAGAACTGTCAGAAACTATGATGTTTTTGTGAATACCTTATATAAGCAGGAAAAGAAAGTGTTACCTGAACCGTTAATTGTTTTGGGCAATAAGGAGAGTTCTTTAGAATTAACAATATTTACAAGTCTCTACTGTAAAATGTGCAAAGATATCTGTGAAATAATTGATAGAATATTATTTGCTTTTGAAGATGAGATAAGGATAAATATATTTTTTAAAAAACAATCTTTGGAAGATAAAAATACCTTCCTGTATGTTCTACATTATATTTTTTTACAAAAAGGAGAGCAAGAGTTTTTGAAGGCATTAAACTTTTGGTTTGAAAATAAAAATCTTGATCCGTGGAAAATTCCGGAAGAGTATGACCAGAAAGAAGATCGTGAAAATGTCACAATTTCAAATGAGTGTTTTTTTCATAATGAAATTGTTTCTACACCCTCTGTTTTTATCAATGGGTTTATGTATCCTTCTGAATTTGAAAAACAAGATTTATATTATCATATAGAAGGAATTATAGAAAATAATAGATAATGAATTTTAAATTATTGATAACGTTTGCGTTACTCTCATTGGTTCAAAATCTGTACTCACAGGAGATGAGAATAAATTACACCCTGAACTATAAAAGTGACTCATTAAGTGCCGAAAAAATAACAAAAAAAATGGTTCTGCTGATTCAAAATGGAGAGTCAAAATTTTTATCGGAAAAACAATATGAAGTAGATTCTTTAAGAAGCACAGGATTTAGAGGTTTCGCGGTGGGAGATCCTGATTTTTTCGTAGTCAAGGATAAACAAAATAGAGGAATAAAGTATTACCATGTATTAACGGATGTATACAAAATTACAGAACCTATAAAACTCGATTGGAAAATTGAAAAAGATATTGCCAAAAAATACGGTTATAATTGTCAGAAAGCAATGCTGAAGTACAAAGGAAGAGAATGGGAGGCATGGTTTACTCAGGATATTCCCGTTCAGGAAGGACCTTATATTTTTAAAGGCTTACCAGGACTTGTCGTGGAAATGAAAGATACCGGTAACTCTTATGAGTTCTCCTTTTCAGGATTGAAAAAAGACTTTTACAAGATAGGAACTGAACATATGGATGCTAAGGCAATGGAAATTTCAAGAACCAATCTTAAAAAGATATGGATAAATTATTATAATGATCCGTTCCGGGAAATGAGATCGGGAAATGTGAAAGCAAAATTTAAGGATGAAAAGGGAAATGACATAGAACCTGATTTTAGGGAAATGACAAAGAATACACAATCTTTCCTGAAAAAAAACAATAATCCGATAGATTTATCAGAAGCCATCAAATATCCATAGTTGTTAAATACAATTTATTTTAACCTTTAATGCTGTATTTGGAGGTTAAATTTTTATATTTGGGGAGTTTCAAAAATTAATAATGATATTTTCTTTACAAGGTACTGTTCAAGAACTTACACCTACCTATGCAGTAATCAATGTACAAGGCGTTGGCTACTATGTGGGGATCAGCTTAATGACCTCACAAACACTTACTTTAAATCAACAAACTGTTTTATTTATCCAGCAGATCATCCGTGAAGATGCGCATCTTCTGTTCGGTTTTAACACTCGTTCAGAAAAAGAGATGTTCAATCTGTTAATAAGCGTTAATGGAGTAGGTGCTGTTTCAGCCCTTATTCTTTTATCCACATTAAGCCTTGATGAGATTGCTTCTGCAATCCTTTCAGGAAACAGTGCGCTGATTCAGAAAGCCAAAGGAATCGGAGCTAAAACAGCAGAAAGAATTATTGTTGATCTTAAAGATAAAGTGCAGAAATTCAGTGGTCCAGCGGAGAATATTTCGTCGCTGGTAAATAATAAAATCAAGGAAGAATCGTTATCTGCATTAGAAGTTTTAGGGATTCCTAAGCGAACAAGTGAGAAGATGGCGGATAGGATCTTAAAACAAAATCCAGATCTCTCGGTTGAAGAATTGGTTAAACAAATTTTAAAAAACATTTAACATTTGGTGGCGAATAATAAGCATTTTAAAATATTTTTGTTCCTATCGTTCCTGTTTATGTCTGTAAGTGCCTTTGCACAACAGGCGAAAGACACAACGATCATACGAAAGCAATACGAAATAGCAGACCCCACGAGGTATGAGGCCTATTTCGATATAAAAACCGGGATGTATTACGTATATCCCAAAATCGGAAATACAATTACCGGCCCTCCAACTGCCATGTCTCCGGAAGAGTATAAAGAATATGTACTTGCCCTCCAGACCAGAGCATATTATAAGGAGAAATCGGAAAAATATAATCTCCTTTTCAGAAAAGACAAAAGTGATGCCAGAAAGAAGGGACTCATCCCTTCAGTAATGATCAATAACAAACTATTTGAAACCCTGTTCGGGGGAAATAAAATTGAGATCATCCCTTCCGGATATGCATCCATTGACTTTGCAGGACTTTACCAGAAAATTGATAACCCGCTGATCCTACCACAGAACAGGACCAGCTTTACTTTTGATATAGACCAGAGAATTCAGCTTGGATTATTGGGGAAAGTAGGAGAGAACCTTCAGCTAAAAGCCAATTATGACACCCAGAGCGGTTTTGCCTTTGAAAACAGAATGAACCTTGTGTGGCAGGCAAAAGGAAGCTGGAAGGATCTTCAGAGTAAAGGTCTGGGAAATGTAGATAAACCTACTGAAGGCGGAGAAGATAAAATCATTAAAAGAGTAGAATTCGGTAACGTAAATATGCCGCTTTCAACAAGCTTAATCCGTGGTTCACAATCATTGTTCGGGGTAAAAACAGAATTCCAGCTAGGGAAAACTTTTGGAACCGTTGTTCTTTCACAGCAACAGGGTGAAGCCAGAAATATTGTTGTACAGGGTGGTGGGGTAATGAATAACTTTAAAGTTAATGTAACGGACTATGAAGAGAACCAGCACTACTTTTTGGGACATTATTTCCTTGATAAATATGATAATGCTTTAATTAATTATCCACAGATCAATTCCACCATCAATATTACCAGGCTTGAAGTTTGGGTATTAGACCAGGGAAATAGCAATTTGGCTTATCAGAAGGGGATTATTGGAATTAGAGACCTTGGCGAAAATGGAGGTACATTGCCGGATAACTCCGTGAATAATTTGTATGATGATATTTCAAAAGCAGCCGGGGTAAGAGAAGCCGGTAAAGACTATAATGGAGTTTATCAGGGACAGTCATTTGCAGGATCACCTCCTTACATAAATGGTGAGCATTTTATCTTTAATAGCAAAGCAAGAAAGCTGAATGCCAACGAATTTACATTTCAGCCTCAATTGGGATATATTTCATTGAACCAAAAACTTAATGATCAGCAGCTTTTGGCAGTATCCTATTCATACACGGTAAATGGAAGCAATAAAGTATACAAAGTAGGGGAATTTTCAGAAGAGAGCCCGGTTTTGATTACTAAAGTACTGAAAGTAAATAACAGTGTAGATGTATCTTCTCCCATGTGGAAACTAATGATGAAGAACATTTATTCTTTAGATGCAGGCCAGGTTTCTCCTGATGGATTTATACTTAATGTATACTATAGAGACCAGAAAACCGGAGGTAAGGTAAACTATCTTCCGGATACAAACGTTAAAGATTTAAATCTTTTAAAATTGCTGAACTGGGACCGTCTTAACATGAATGGTGATATCCAAAATAATAAGGATGGAACTAAAGGAGACGGAGTTTTCGATTTTGTACCGGGAATTACGGTAAAACCTGAAACCGGTAGGATTATCTTTACCAAAGTGCAGCCTTTTGGAGACTATATGCAACAGGTATTAGGCGCAAATGATCCTCAATATGTTTTCCATGATCTGTATGATCAGATCAAACCTGCATCCGGGCAAACCACGGTTCCTCAACGTTACACCATTGAAGGCCGTTACAAAGGTGTTCAGGGTCAGGGGATTTCCCTTGGAGCTGTTAATGTACCTCAGGGATCCGTAAAAGTTTCGGCAAACGGAGTACAGCTTTCCGAAGGAGTAGATTATACCGTAGACTATATGCTTGGTACGGTTACGATTATTAATGAAAACGTAAAACAATCCGGTCAGGCTATTAATATTTCATTAGAGAACCAGCTTACATTCAATACCCAAAGAAAAAGATTCCTGGGACTGAATTTAGAAAGAAGATTCAACGAACATTTTATTTTAGGAGGAACAGTTATCAATTATTCAGAATCTCCGCTTACCCAAAAGGTAAACTTTGGGCAGGAAGCTGTTAACAACACAATGGCGGGGATCAATATGATGTATAATAATCAGGCACCTTATCTTACAAGATTTACAGATAAGCTTCCATTGATAAAGACTGAAGCCCCGTCCAATATTAACTTCAAAATGGAGGCTGCGTATCTTCTTCCGGGATTGAATAATGCAACTAATAACCAGTCTTATATTGACGATTTTGAGCAGACAACCTCTAAAATATCTTTAAAAGAGCCTGCAGCCTGGAGCCTGGCATCAAGACCTGAAAAAAATACAGAACCACCTTTCAATATTCCTCCAACAAGTGATGATATTACAAGCGGTTATGGAAGAGGATTATTGTCATGGTATTTTATTGACCCGAGATTCTGGGGAGTTGGAGGTAAAGCTCCCGGAGGAATTACCCCGGAGTCTGTATCCAATCACGCATCAAGAAGGGTAATGCTTTCCGAAATTTATAATAGCAGGGATTTTGTGGCGGGAGATCAAACCTTTACCAATACTTTAGATATCTCTTTTTATCCAAAAGAAAAAGGACCTTATAACGTAAATCCGGGAACAGAACCGGCGGTCAGCAGATGGGGTGGTATTATGAGACCAATCAGTGTACCCAATTTTGTAAGCTCGAACATTGAATATGTTGAATTTTGGATGATGGATCCTTATGCTGACGGTAATAAACTTGGGGATAATCCAAAATTATTATTGCACCTAGGGAACGTATCTGAAGATATCCTTAAAGATGGGAAAATGTTGTATGAAAACGGTCTTCCTTCACCAGGAACAGCATCAGCTACAACAACTTCAAATTGGGGAGTACAGCCAAAGCAGCCACCTATTCTATATGCATTCTCTACAGAAGGAGATGGAAGAAAAGCACAGGATGTGGGATATGACGGTTTGAGTTCAGACCAGGAAGCAATGAGATTCGGGAATACTTTTGTAAACCCCGTAACCAATATTGTTGACCCTGCTGTGGATGACTTTGTGTTCTATATGTCAGATAAATTCACGGGTAATCAGGCTGCTTCATTGGTTGAGCGTTACAAATACTTCAGAAACCCTGATGGAAACTCAGAAGCAAATTCACTGAGTGTGGCTTCACAAACTCCGGATGCTGAAGATATCAACAGAGACTATAACCTGGATCAGATTGAAAGCTATAATGAGTACCCGATAAAATTAGATCAGGCCAGTCTTTCATTAGGGGCTGAGAATAATATTGTTGATGTTAAAACAGTGAAAGCTGTTT
Coding sequences:
- the ruvA gene encoding Holliday junction branch migration protein RuvA, encoding MIFSLQGTVQELTPTYAVINVQGVGYYVGISLMTSQTLTLNQQTVLFIQQIIREDAHLLFGFNTRSEKEMFNLLISVNGVGAVSALILLSTLSLDEIASAILSGNSALIQKAKGIGAKTAERIIVDLKDKVQKFSGPAENISSLVNNKIKEESLSALEVLGIPKRTSEKMADRILKQNPDLSVEELVKQILKNI
- a CDS encoding GLPGLI family protein is translated as MNFKLLITFALLSLVQNLYSQEMRINYTLNYKSDSLSAEKITKKMVLLIQNGESKFLSEKQYEVDSLRSTGFRGFAVGDPDFFVVKDKQNRGIKYYHVLTDVYKITEPIKLDWKIEKDIAKKYGYNCQKAMLKYKGREWEAWFTQDIPVQEGPYIFKGLPGLVVEMKDTGNSYEFSFSGLKKDFYKIGTEHMDAKAMEISRTNLKKIWINYYNDPFREMRSGNVKAKFKDEKGNDIEPDFREMTKNTQSFLKKNNNPIDLSEAIKYP